GATTACGGTATTATGACCTGGTTTGTTCGGATTTATTGGACTGAGCCCAGACCTGGTATTTTATtcggacaaaatattttgtccgaACCCTATTTTCTGACAGGATTGTATATCCGTACCCGATTACTTTTCGGGTCGGACTAGGTTGGTCAACCAGGTACATATTTTGCCACCTCTAGCTACCGGGATATGCCACTCAGATAGCCATACAATTTGCCTTCATCTTGCGTTATGACTTGCAAatcttttgatctttttttttttttttttgggtgctgTAATTGTAAAATGCTTAGCTAAGAGTTTCATCTGAGATAAGCAATGGTGCGGTCATTCTCAACATGGATTGCGACATGTACTCAAACAATTCCGAAACTATAAAAGACGCATTGTGTTTCTTCATGGATGAGGACAAGGGCCATGAGTTTGCTTATGTTCAGCTGCCGCAACGTTTCAATAACATCACCAAGAATGACATTTATGCCAACTGCTTGAGAACTGAATATGAGGTAAAATACCAACCACAACTATATATGATCTTTATACGTAGTTCTATCTAGTATCTACGTTATATACTTTGCTTATGAAGGTGGAGTTTCATGGATTGGATGGATTTGGTGGGCCTCTATATGTGGGATCTGGTTGTTTTCATAGAAGAGAGAGTCTCTGTGGAAAGAAATATGAGTCTAATAAAGCAGAGATGAAATATAACAAAAGGAACACTAGAGCAGATGCATCAACTCTTGAAGAGAAAGCAAAGAGTCTCATAACCTGTACTTTTGAGGACAACACTGAATGGGGAAAGGAGGTTattatcttttttcctttttatttcctTGTAGCTCCCTAAGCTTGACCCAGATTCAATTTGGTGCTCAAAGTTTCAATTGTAAATTCGTATTTACGTTTTATACTTGATTTGAATTTTGACCTCATACTTCCAATTTTAACAACTGAGTCGTTGAAGTTTGATTTTGATTGCAATTTTGTTCTTAGAATTTCAATGTTATAACAAAGAAAAGTTGGCGCCTCTTTCAAATGGTAGACTGATAACGGAGCCATAACTTAATTGCTGAACAGCTACAATTGAAACTAAACTACGCAAGTGAGAGCAATATTAAGGTCATGACTAAATTTGTAATTGTGATTCTACATTTTATGATGAGCTCAATTGTGCTTCGACATTGCAGGTGGGGCTGAAGTATGGGTTCCCGGTAGAGGATGTGATCACTGGCTTGTCAATCCAATGCAGGGGGTGGAAATCCATCTACTTCAACCCCCCAAGGGTGGGCTTCTTAGGGGTTGCCCCTGTGACACTGGCGCAAACCCTAGTTCAGCACAAAAGGTGGTCTGAGGGAAATTTCCAGATATTCTTGTCCAAGTATAACCCCTTACTCTATGGGCACAAGAAAATAAAGCTTGGGCTTCAACTTGGCTATAACATCTATTTCCTTTGGGCCCCTTGCTCCTTCCCAACAATTTATTATGCTATCATCCCCTCCTTCGCTCTCCTCCATGCCATCTCCTTATTCCCCAGTGTAAGAATCATCTTGACTCCAAAGATACACTTATGAGATGAAAATGGAAACCAATGCTTGCAACTGATGCAACTATACATCATCACACTGCCAATCCTTCAGCCCTTCGCCTAATCTCATCTCATACATTCGGCCAAACCATCAAATTTCAAAAGGAGAAAAGACTGCAACTCAGTATACGATAAAGATTGAAATGTGGGCGATGGTGAACTAATGTAGAGTTGCGTCATCAGGTGCAAGCAATAAATTCTCTATTATTTATTGCATTAACTAATTTATATCTGACGAACAGGTTCACAGCATTTGGTTTGCACCGTTTGCTTATGTTATTGGTGTAACAACTATACATAGCTTGTGGGAGTCCAAAAAGGTTGGATATACACTTAAAGGATGGTGGAACGAGCGAAGAATGTGGCTTTTCAAGAGATTGGCTTCTTACCCATTTGCTGCCACTGATGCCTTCCTGAAGCTACTCGACGTGAAGAAATTGGCATTTATTGTCACCGCTAAGGTGGCCGACGAGGAGGTCTCAAAGCGGTACGAGAAAGAAGTCATGGAGTTCGGATCGGCGTCTCTCATGTTCATCATTCTATCAGCGCATGCAGTGTTTTGCCTGCTTTGCCTTCTAGGGGGAGTTAAGAAGTTGGTGTTGGATGGAACTGGAGAGATGAGTTCCATGTTGGTGCAACTTACAGTAACTGGGGCTATCACCCTAATAAACATGCCCATCTATCAAGCCATGTTTTTAAGGGTTGATGGTGGATGCATGCCGATATCCGTCACTATTATATCGGTCGGATTGGCAATGCTAGCTTGTATAATAGGAACAAAGTAGTAATTCCTGTACATAAGAataaggtttaaagtgccgtgacACAGAAGCGTGCCACTGTTTGCCAGGCACGGTACGGCACCAACACGTTTTCGTACCGACACATAGTACGCTTGCGTGCAAATGGATACGCATGATCCCCTAGCACGTTTTGGCAcgaacttattttaattttttttttatttcaataagctcttataatttgttttgaaagatttaatcaaataattatgaatatttgctatgtatagttTACTATACACTTCAGttcaattttgtttttctaattcgccaaaaatttcGGGGtgcgataaattttgataaaataatttacgaagaaaaaatggatgtctttGGTAGACGCGGGGTACTAAAAATGCTTCGGATACTccaaagaaaaatgaaagaaaaaaataaaagcaaaaaaaaaaaaaaaaaaaaaaaaaaaaaaaaaaaaaaaacagcaccGTGCTGCGGCACACTGCATCATGCCGCTCTGTTTCGTGCGGCACGGTGGCGCATGCCGCAACATAGAGGAGGTCTTGCCGGTACGTGCGGCCTCGTAAAGTACGACACGGGGCGGCACTTTAAATCCCGGATAAGAACAAAAAATGATCTTGAGTGAATTATCTCTTAAATTCTTTATTCAGTATTAAAATTGTGGAAAGAGAAGTAACATATGTGCAAAGTATGCACAAATACCATTGTTATATGCCAGGTGAATTCGCATgcaagcaaaaaataaaaaataaaaaataaaaaaagcactTCGAAATAGACGAAAAGTTGTCTAAAATTTTTAGGGATTCAACATATTGAATGCACATGCACACAGATAGCAACTTGCATGGTTTGTGCACAATAATGTTGGAATGATCCGTGACCGTGAGTGAAGAGATTTAGGTTAGCCCAAGTATAATTGAGTCATAAATGTGCCAACCTACGGACAATATTAAACACAACTTTTATAAACATTTATATGACTATGTTCTAGATAATTGAGCAAGACTAAGATACTTCCAAAGGTAAACCTAGAAGTTCACTTTTACAATAAGTCCAATAATGGAACACCAAATCAACTATCATCCCCGttaaaaatgatataaaatatttggcAATCTATGGATCAATATTATTTGCCTGgattgtattaaaaaaaaaaaaaaaatcaatacgCATTAGATTGTATTTAATGATGCCGACAATCGATCAGGATGCCCAGTTGCCTGCAATGGGGTGGAAGTAAACGATCCTGTTTTGTTATCATATTCTACCCCTGCTTGTAACAACTAAAACAATTCTTGAGCTTTTTTATGGCAAACCGAATTATTAAACAACTCGTACGGTCGTGTCTAGTCACTTTTACTAAT
The nucleotide sequence above comes from Ananas comosus cultivar F153 unplaced genomic scaffold, ASM154086v1, whole genome shotgun sequence. Encoded proteins:
- the LOC109705369 gene encoding cellulose synthase-like protein E6, whose product is MDCDMYSNNSETIKDALCFFMDEDKGHEFAYVQLPQRFNNITKNDIYANCLRTEYEVEFHGLDGFGGPLYVGSGCFHRRESLCGKKYESNKAEMKYNKRNTRADASTLEEKAKSLITCTFEDNTEWGKEVGLKYGFPVEDVITGLSIQCRGWKSIYFNPPRVGFLGVAPVTLAQTLVQHKRWSEGNFQIFLSKYNPLLYGHKKIKLGLQLGYNIYFLWAPCSFPTIYYAIIPSFALLHAISLFPSVHSIWFAPFAYVIGVTTIHSLWESKKVGYTLKGWWNERRMWLFKRLASYPFAATDAFLKLLDVKKLAFIVTAKVADEEVSKRYEKEVMEFGSASLMFIILSAHAVFCLLCLLGGVKKLVLDGTGEMSSMLVQLTVTGAITLINMPIYQAMFLRVDGGCMPISVTIISVGLAMLACIIGTK